The region AGTGCCATACATGTGGGTTTCGATAGCGCCTTATTTATGCATCGCAGACAGTGTTAAAAGTCATAGTTTTGCCAAATGATACAATCTAAATTCAGTCAAGTTATTGTGCTGCCTTTTTTCTGAAACTCGTTGTTACAAGTGAATTAAAGGAGGTGAGTAATCTTAATCAGGATGTGCAGATCTGATTTTAATGTTAACTATAGCATGTGAACATCCAAACACTGATGTAGTTCATAATATGACATAAGGGGTCCTCCTTATGGTTGCCATGGCGTGCAAACATGgttgtttgtatgagtgtgcatgtgtgtgtcacccACCACCAGATCTTGCAGTATGTTGACGGACCACTGTATCTGGAAGGACGCTGGATGGACCGACTGCTGTGGAATGGAAGCAGCAATATGCAAGACCTGTCCGTCTTAATCATCAATGTCACACTGAACGACACCGGCACCTACAAGTGTGAGGTCATCCGGAGGATGCCTAACATGCCGGCCTTTCGTGTCACTAAGTTTATCAACCtggtggtgagagagaaaggtcAGACTAGACCCAATGAAAAGGCCTCCAGTGGGGTGTCTTATTAAAGCATTCATTCTCAGAACAGTGTTGTGATGTGCTTTGGGTTTGAATCTTGACTGAGCCAGGGCTAGCTGTGCTCAACAGCCGGACTGTAGCCTTGCCCTGGGAGGAAGGGTTTAAGTAAACAGGTCGATCCATAACGGAGTGTCCGCCTGCTTTTAACTGTGCATGACATGAAGTCCTTCTGCACCatcacagctcagctcagctggtggactgcagagctGCATCATAGAGTAACAACAGCTGGCAGCATAAATTTCAGAATGCAGAATTACTGAAAGATGTTGCAACAATGTAATGGCActtaaatcagtaaaaaaataaaaatctgggaTAAAGTAGCCTTGAAAAGTTTCGTTATATTGAGACCGTATATATTGATTGAAACgttaattcaaaaataaaacaccgacttttaaaaatattgcatctGGAGATGAAATCATTGCACACTTTTTTTCGCAAGCTTAAGTCATGTTTAACTTCAGCTTCTATTTGGCAGCCCTTCCCAACATCACAGCCTTCTATTCCGAAATCATGATGTATGTCGTGCTGACTCTAATGAGCGTCTGGCTGCTTTTGGCGGTGGTGTTCTGCTTCAGGAAGATCGCCAGAGCTGAGGCCCGTGCTCAAGACAGTTCGTAAGTTTCCCATGTCCTGTTCGCAGACAGCAGGTATCTGTGCCAAAGGTTTAGGTATTTCCCGTACTGTTTTCAGCCTATCCTGTTTGCCTCCAGGAAACAATCAGTCAACAAATTACACTAATCAGTCACGTAATCAACCAATGAACTAGCCAAGCAATCAAGtaataatcaataaattaattgaaaataaaaatgtaatagttGTGGTACCAgtcacaatgcattttttgcTGCCATCATATAGCTCTGGTATGACATGACTGTGTGTTAACTGGGACAATGAGAACTGCCCAGTTATTGGTAAGTGGGGGGTGCAAAGGAACTGACGTTGCTTCCTGGCAAGGGCACTTTTGTATTTTAGAGTTGCTGTCACAAAAACATCcttgtgtttgtggtgtatGAAAGACAATAATCGTTACATTAGCAGGCATTATCCTGCACGCTGGGCATTTAGTGATCTAGTGGCGTTTAGTGATCTTTGGCTCCTTGGTGTCTGTGAAAGCCTTCTACATCtccatttgtttatatttacaaaGTATGGCCTTCACTGCTTGTGCTGATGCCCTTAATGGGCTGCACATGCGatacacacaaaatgcattgcattgagTCATAACAACCTATTACACATTAAAAGGGTTATTTGAAGTACCACAGCACAAATGGATACTAAACAAATTAGGAGTAATGCATCCATTTTGTAGCACTGTGAGGGATGCATTAGTGCAGTTAAATCTTATCAATCATTTAATGAAAGAAATTCaatggaaatataaaaacagcaatctatcaaacacattttagtcaAGTACAAGAGGTAGATTGGGCAGTTTGTTGCTGTTtatgttgatttttttgtgtacaaatgtacaaatatctAGCCTTACTGAATGAcagcttttgttttcttgttatgGTTGATTATCtgcttctgttctattctacTGCAGTGTTGTCTAGTACTATTTGTTATCAATACAGCTATT is a window of Anguilla rostrata isolate EN2019 chromosome 9, ASM1855537v3, whole genome shotgun sequence DNA encoding:
- the LOC135263227 gene encoding sodium channel regulatory subunit beta-3-like, whose translation is MTPAVTLVFQSLPLLILIVPVMQQVCVEVDSETDAVKDQSIRLTCISCQKRAEITMESQVNWYYINKDKSAIHILQYVDGPLYLEGRWMDRLLWNGSSNMQDLSVLIINVTLNDTGTYKCEVIRRMPNMPAFRVTKFINLVVREKALPNITAFYSEIMMYVVLTLMSVWLLLAVVFCFRKIARAEARAQDSSNDCLSIPSDNKDDMVTTIED